The Terriglobales bacterium genome includes a window with the following:
- a CDS encoding ATP-binding protein: MNGIYNLIPAGYFVTVVATECPICNGTGWKPVTDSSADVSSDAAKRPGRVTRCDCILKKRTGLMLQQAYIPARYEHCELREFVTKTSGSNPSLEAALLAAESFVKEYPIEKTGLLFIGPIGVGKTHLAVGIVRELVLQKSVPCLFYDYRELLKEIQNSYNPTVNTTEMAILRPVFEAEVLVLDELGAVKPSEWVWDTVSLILNTRYNDKRTTIITTNFPDQPPAMADGPRDLTARNQAARAVREETLGDRIGERMRSRLHEMCRKVEMQGSDFRQRVRSTSLR; this comes from the coding sequence ATGAATGGCATTTATAATCTCATTCCTGCGGGGTATTTCGTGACGGTGGTTGCTACAGAATGTCCGATTTGCAATGGCACGGGTTGGAAGCCGGTAACGGATTCCAGCGCCGACGTCTCTTCAGACGCGGCGAAACGTCCGGGGCGCGTGACCCGGTGCGATTGCATCCTCAAAAAGCGGACAGGACTCATGCTGCAGCAGGCGTACATTCCAGCGCGCTATGAGCATTGCGAGTTGCGGGAGTTCGTCACGAAAACTTCAGGAAGCAATCCGTCGCTGGAAGCTGCATTGCTGGCAGCGGAGAGCTTCGTGAAGGAATACCCGATAGAGAAAACCGGGCTACTGTTCATTGGACCCATCGGAGTGGGCAAGACGCACCTGGCGGTGGGAATTGTGCGCGAACTGGTCCTGCAAAAAAGTGTTCCCTGCCTGTTCTATGACTACCGCGAGCTGCTGAAAGAAATACAGAACTCCTACAACCCTACCGTCAACACCACGGAGATGGCCATTTTGCGGCCGGTGTTCGAGGCTGAGGTCCTGGTGCTCGACGAGCTGGGCGCGGTGAAGCCGAGCGAGTGGGTGTGGGACACGGTCAGCCTTATCCTTAATACCCGGTACAACGACAAGCGCACTACCATTATTACGACGAACTTTCCCGATCAGCCGCCGGCGATGGCCGATGGCCCCCGCGACTTAACAGCACGTAATCAAGCCGCACGAGCAGTCCGCGAAGAAACCCTGGGTGACCGCATCGGCGAACGCATGCGCTCGCGGCTGCACGAGATGTGCCGCAAAGTCGAGATGCAGGGCAGTGATTTCCGGCAGCGCGTGCGCAGTACAAGCCTTCGATAA
- a CDS encoding DUF2695 domain-containing protein yields the protein MTSKEEKERCKLLSRQVKQSEREIERARLPLNNTAMHELFDYVDEKLSATACDHTLTHTHAFLSTAGLPLQKVITWLEEHGGYCDCEVIANAEEAWEEIVRGA from the coding sequence ATGACTTCCAAGGAAGAAAAAGAGCGATGCAAGTTATTAAGCCGACAAGTCAAACAAAGCGAACGTGAGATCGAAAGAGCACGTCTGCCTCTAAATAACACAGCAATGCACGAGCTATTCGACTATGTTGACGAGAAGTTGTCGGCAACAGCTTGTGATCACACTCTAACCCATACTCATGCATTTCTCTCGACTGCTGGCTTGCCATTACAAAAAGTAATTACATGGTTGGAAGAACATGGTGGCTATTGTGATTGTGAAGTCATCGCAAATGCAGAAGAAGCATGGGAAGAGATAGTACGAGGTGCTTGA
- a CDS encoding amidase — protein sequence MLDRRSLIAVCSRFGLATTLFPGTLWALAAQKDAEPKSAEQKDTAQKSTEQKDAAAKPAKPKIPITRDMIDHAAAIAGVHIADEYKDMMLDSLNGYVKGYDAVYALHIPNQVAPALVFDPVPSGMKLSTLRQPMKLSSALNPHAPAVHTSAAPKDIEDVAFHSVPQLAELVRSKKVSSTALTQMYLERLKRYDPTLKFVITFTEDRALAKAKEADREIAAGKYRGPLHGLPWGAKDLLAVKEYNTTWGAGGFETQVIDEDATVVQRLDAAGAVLIAKLTLGALAQGDKWFGGMTRNPWNTAQGSSGSSAGSASATSAGCVAFAIGSETLGSVSSPSTRCGVTGLRPTFGRVPRTGAMALSWTMDKLGVLCRAVEDCAIVFNAIYGPDGHDRTVRNAAFNWDAGLNWRTLRVGYLKKDFELPPPPKPPEPPKDEKELSAEEKKKREQDAADTARGRLRLEYDQRFNDAALAKLRGMGVKLVPVELPDLPYGAMRAILLAEAAAAFDDLTRSGRDKLLTQQSKNDWPNIFRAARFIPAVEYIQANRARMMAIEAMAKIFDQFDVIVAPTGTTQLVVTNLTGHPAVILPNGFRGDDAPVPHVLDNGDLEPGGPGTPVSLTFLGQLYGEAKMLALAKAYQDATGFHLQHPKMGG from the coding sequence ATGCTGGATCGCAGGTCTCTCATTGCCGTCTGCTCACGTTTTGGCCTGGCCACCACGTTGTTTCCTGGGACGCTTTGGGCCCTCGCAGCGCAGAAAGACGCCGAGCCAAAAAGCGCCGAACAGAAAGACACCGCACAAAAAAGTACAGAACAAAAAGACGCAGCCGCGAAACCTGCAAAGCCAAAAATCCCCATCACCCGTGACATGATTGATCATGCCGCCGCCATCGCCGGGGTTCACATCGCCGATGAGTACAAAGACATGATGCTCGATTCGCTCAACGGATACGTCAAAGGCTACGATGCCGTTTATGCTTTGCACATTCCCAACCAGGTTGCGCCCGCGCTGGTGTTTGATCCTGTGCCTTCGGGGATGAAGCTCAGCACCCTTCGCCAGCCCATGAAACTTTCCAGCGCACTCAACCCACACGCTCCCGCTGTTCACACTAGCGCAGCGCCGAAGGACATTGAAGATGTGGCCTTCCACTCCGTGCCCCAGCTTGCCGAATTGGTCAGGAGCAAAAAAGTTTCATCCACCGCGCTAACCCAGATGTACCTGGAGCGCCTCAAACGCTACGATCCTACGCTTAAGTTTGTGATCACCTTTACCGAAGATCGCGCTCTGGCCAAAGCCAAAGAGGCCGACCGCGAAATCGCAGCGGGAAAATATCGCGGTCCACTGCACGGCCTGCCCTGGGGCGCCAAAGACCTGCTTGCAGTGAAGGAATACAACACTACCTGGGGCGCGGGCGGCTTCGAGACCCAGGTGATAGACGAGGATGCCACTGTCGTACAGCGCCTCGATGCAGCCGGTGCCGTGCTCATTGCCAAACTCACCTTGGGTGCTCTCGCTCAGGGCGATAAATGGTTCGGAGGTATGACCCGCAACCCCTGGAACACCGCGCAAGGCTCCAGCGGGTCGTCTGCAGGCTCGGCCTCAGCCACCTCTGCCGGATGCGTCGCCTTCGCCATCGGATCAGAAACACTCGGCTCCGTCTCTTCGCCTTCCACCCGTTGCGGCGTAACCGGATTGCGTCCGACCTTCGGACGCGTGCCCCGCACCGGCGCTATGGCCCTCTCCTGGACCATGGATAAGCTCGGCGTTCTCTGCCGCGCCGTCGAAGATTGTGCAATCGTGTTCAATGCAATCTACGGTCCCGATGGCCACGACCGCACCGTGCGTAACGCCGCCTTCAACTGGGATGCTGGTCTCAACTGGCGCACCCTACGTGTGGGTTATCTGAAGAAGGATTTTGAATTGCCGCCTCCGCCCAAGCCGCCGGAGCCACCAAAAGACGAAAAAGAACTTTCAGCGGAAGAAAAAAAGAAACGCGAGCAAGATGCCGCTGACACGGCGCGCGGCCGTCTCCGCCTCGAATACGATCAGCGCTTCAACGATGCCGCCCTCGCCAAGCTCCGCGGCATGGGCGTGAAGCTTGTTCCGGTCGAGCTTCCCGATCTGCCTTACGGTGCGATGCGCGCAATTTTGCTCGCCGAAGCCGCCGCGGCATTTGATGATCTGACCCGCAGTGGACGTGACAAGCTGCTTACACAACAATCCAAAAACGACTGGCCCAATATATTCCGTGCGGCACGCTTCATCCCCGCGGTCGAGTACATTCAGGCCAACCGCGCTCGCATGATGGCGATCGAAGCCATGGCCAAAATTTTCGACCAGTTCGATGTAATCGTTGCTCCTACCGGAACCACGCAACTTGTCGTCACCAACCTTACCGGACACCCGGCAGTCATTCTGCCCAACGGTTTCCGCGGCGATGATGCTCCCGTGCCCCACGTGCTCGACAACGGCGATCTGGAGCCAGGCGGCCCGGGCACACCCGTGAGTCTTACTTTTTTGGGTCAACTCTACGGCGAAGCTAAGATGCTCGCTTTGGCCAAAGCCTATCAGGATGCCACGGGGTTTCATTTGCAGCATCCCAAAATGGGTGGCTAG